ATACACCCAGGCTCTGCGATCACAGCCTCCTGCGAAATGGTAGCCGTCACGCGAGACCCTGCAGCCTCGCAGAAAGCTACGTGTCATCTGGCAGATCCATGACCCTCGAGCACATTCTGCGCCAAGGAAGTGCACTTTATCCGATCAGCTTTGTTCTGCGGTACGAGTTCGTGCACGAGGCGGTGCCCTGCAATCACGTGTTCGGTTCCGCGTCAGCTTCATCCACGTCTTCCACGTCCTCCTTGTCCCTGTCCTCCGCAAAGATCGGCAGATTCGCGTCGCCGAAAAGTGTATTCTTCTATGGACGCGGTGGTGCGCAGAACGTTAGCTGTGTGTATCGTTTCGAGGCCGAGCCGGACCATAGAATAGAATTATCCATAACAAGAGCCTCGTTCGGAAGCAAAGAATGTTCCTCCTACGTCGATCCCTTGGTGAACCGATGGACTTGTGACCGGCGCTTCGATTCGGCCAAATTTGGCAGCGCGGAGCTGGTCATTGCCGAGTACCCTTGGCAAGGAGTCGAATTGGTAGGCTACCATCCGGGTGACTGCtcctagaaaataattgtgattTTAATTACCGAATGAAAACTTTCAGGTTCGCGACTGCCTGTGCTCGAACGTCACCGACAGGATCACCCTGAGAACCCTGACGTCGCACGTGGTCGAGGTCCGTTTCTTGGTGACCCTCATGAACGTCACGCAGGACTACAGAGATTTCTTCTTCGAGGGAGAGTACCGTTTCGTCTCTCTAGGGTCCGACACGAGCGAGCAGGGCTGCTCGACGAAGCTGGAGGAACGACGATTGCGTGGAACCAGCGGTGAAATCTCTCTAAGAAGTCCCCTGCCGAGGATCATTCCCGGCGTGGCCGCCGTGGAAGAGATCCTGACTAACACGGAAGACCTCACCGCGACCCAGTGTGTCAACGAGCCTTGGCTGATCGAGCCCGAGGACGCGCGCATTAATTTCCTGTATTTAAGAACCGCAGGATACAGCATCACTCTGGACAACGTTGAAGATTGCACCACGCAGAATCGCATCGTTGTCTATTCGGCCTCGAACACGAAGGACCGCAGCGTGATCTGTCCCGAGGGTGGCGTCGACACTGCCAGAACAGTCGACTTCTTCTCCGGCGGCTGGAACTATAGCGCTATAGATGCCAGCATCGCGATGGCTCAACATTCCAGGAGTTTCGTGGTCGAGTTCCTTCAGAGAGAACCAGGATTTTATGCTGTCACTTGGATGGCCATTTCGAAACGGTCTCCCAGTCCGAGTGTTAGCTCGAATGTCTTCACCATACTGCCACAAGAGGAATGTCCATATAGGTCAGACATTTCGACATTTAGTAGAAACCTTTATAcacttataattaaatttcatatgatTGCCTTCCAGATGTCCTGAGATCCAGGCTTGCATTAGCTCGGTCTTGTGGTGCGACGGTATCCGTCACTGTCCTTCCGGATTCGACGAGGAGGAAGCCAACTGTTCGTACCGTTTCGGTGTGACTTTACTGTACGTAGCCGTGGGTGCCGGTGCCCTAGGAATATTTCTGATCCTCTTACTTGCCACTGGCTGCTTAAAGTATTGCCTCTACCGTCACAAAGCGcgtaagaaaaaaaagaacgtcgCCCTGAACGCCAACCACCTTCACGTGAATCATACTCATCACAACAATGGCCTGACGGGTAGTCGCCTGAGCGGGCGTTACAACCTAGCCACACCTCAGGAGATGTACCTGGACAATTACGGAAAGGACAGTATTTGTTGACAATACGCCATCGCCGATATCGAGACCACCGTGTGAataattaagatttttaaattacgcCTACCTCGCTGGCCTCTGGATCCACCAAAGACGGACGACCGACCGAGATCGATCGTTCCTGGCGCCGCAGCGCGCCGAAACCATGTACGCAATAATCATATTCGAAATACCATAGACCAATTCTCGAAGGCATTTAACAAACGAGTCCGCGGGTCGTTTCGAGTTTTCAACGACGATCTACGCTTCGATCGAGAACCGTTGGTCGAATCTCGCACACATTCGGATGATAAACACTAGAATATTGAAGCGTATCAAGAGCGAAGACTAGATCCGATCGGTGTGAAACTAATTGGAATGATCGTGTAAATGATTTTCCTGACAAAGACCCCGGTATCACGGTAGCTTTAGGCACACACGTGTTAGATTCAAAGTTGTGAGCGGGAAAATTTTGAACTAccggaagagaaaaaagaaggagaggGAGAAGTAAAACGAGAAGCAAATGCAAGTAtatgctttaaaaaaaaagaaaagacgaAGTAGGGAATCGTAATTTGCAtcgagaaagaatttttatcaagGGATCGGTTGCCGAAGAAATAGTGCCACAAACGTCCATGACCGGAAACGACGCAGAGAACAGATTTTTTGGCGGGAAGACGGTCGGTAGTAACGCTATTAACTACGTGACTTTCAAATTGGATTTAAAAGTACCTCGGAAAAAAACGAGACATCTGTGATTCACGTTGGAAATTGAAGTAATCAAGGCACATGGGATCCGATATCATGAGAagtatgtaaaaaaaaaatgagaaaaaaagaacaaaaaataatttccaccaatGTTTGTCGCTTTTAAAGTCCATtttactgtataattttataactgttGTATCCGAACGATGATAGCCCTATGTAAACTTTTTTATCGTAAGGATTTTACGACCAAAAGCGTTATCGTAAACCCTCCCGATCCATCGTGTTATCAAATCAATCGGTGTGATCTGCGTCGATCCGTCGACAATTCCATCGTTTTTTGTAAGAGACACGCAGCCAACCACAATCGTTAACGCGGGAGCTTAGCGACGCCATTACCGATATTATAGGGGATGTTACGAAGGGACGAGGTTTCatcatttgaatttcattaacGAAGATATTTATTACTGAAGGTGTCGTGatcatattttcattgaaattattttaataacattgacAAAGGCTCCAACGGTGTTCGAAACGAATGTATACCCGTGTCTACTTCAGAACAAAATGAACTCTAAGGAACCGAGAAAGTCTGGGCACCGGGATCCCTATGCTCCTGCATTAACCATGAACTTAACCTATACAGATTTCATAAGTGCATAACGTTATCAAAGATGATATAACATATAGATAAAGATCACGCATATAACCTAGGTTTGATATCGATGCGCGAGGCTTGTGACTGGGACGTAGAGATTGATGTATACTAGTTGGTTATCGTTTAAGTTTAAACGAGCGTGAATACGAGAGGTATGCGAGGGCGGACGGAAAAagacgatgaaaaaaaaaacgccaCACCATTGTAACCCCACCTCCACCCCCCGACCCCCTGTTACGAAAGTGTTAACTACTAAAGTCATCGTTTCACGAACGCGGAGCTACAGTGAGAACGggagaatgaaagaaaaagagagaaacagagtgagagagagagagagaaagggaatgAAAGGGAGAGAAGGAGACATATGTACGAAGAGAGGATTCACGTCACGTCATACATTACATACTACATACATGAAATACATACACACAAGTATGGTAACAAGCGCGTATAACTTACGTCTGTATGCTGTGATAGAAGTAAGCGTATCAACAatcggaaataaatttctcgcgTGAAATTGCTTTCGATGGTGTCCAACCCCCAGCATccttttattcaaattaattatagacaTCGCGACcgttcatgaatatttattaatgatactATCGGTTCGGTTGGCTACATCGCCAGGAATTACTGTTTCGAAATATACATGGATGACATCTAAAACACGTAGCGTTCACACATTAAAATTTGAGCATATTTGAAACGAAGCGACGGTTCCGTAAGGTCACATTTCTGTTTCTACCTACGCTTTTAATTGAGATCTAGTGAAATGAAAAAGGTATCTGTGGAAAAGGGGCCATATTTGTTCCCTTTTTTTGGCTGACCTTCTGACCTAACGAGCGTATTCAATTCGTTGAACCTTCAGTCTCATTTAAACCATCTCGGTATCTGGGGGTTTTTTAAGGATACACGTTTCAAATCCAATGTCGGTCAACCATGAATATCCCGGCCCAAATGAAACGTTCGATGTAGGTCAGTGGCGCCagcaacattttattcgagtttACTCGGAACGTTTCCTCTATGAAACTTCATCATCCTCTTTCTTTCAAGCCTTATTTTATGTCTGTTCTCAGTTCGGTGTCTCTTGTGAATTCGTTGAATTTTCTGATTATCGTGATAACTAACGGTCTGCCGAGAGTACTCACAGGAATTGGCTCCTGGCGGCAAGTGCAAGATACATGATCAGAATAATTTTGGTCCGCCAATCAATCAAAGGAAAGCTCATCAAAATACAACAGGTAGCGAGCCGAATTCTAAACAAACCACAATCGCGGTTCCATAGTTCCGAGTGCTCAGTCATCAAAATAGAATATGGATGATGGTCACTTAGGAGCTCATCCATGATCCATCCATATTCTAGTTGTAATTTAAGTTTTGCCGTCGAATTCTCGCGGATCCGTAGCATCCGCTTTGTCTTCAGAATTTCGTCAATTATAAACAAACATCCGTTGAtcaaatcataaatattaatatgttatagCAGACGGACAAGTCCTTCGATAACTGAGAATTCTGCATTTCGCTTTTCTTTCCGTCGTCTACGAGGTGCTTCCTCGATCAAACGATTATTATCTTCGACGTCAgcgtttatatataattaatattttaggtaattattaattttagttgcGCCATCTAcggaaaaatgttcaaactgTTTGCTATTTGGTACCTTGTCTCTATTATAGGCCAGTATCACGATTTCTAATCACGGGTTCAAATTAgggatttgaataatttctaaataagtATCAATATCTGCGACCAGTGATCAATGtgaaaaagtttattaacaaaagcttttatattataacaacaGCAAGTCAATGCCAGACagtattttgtaaatagaaTTGAAACTCGACGACAGGAAGCGTGTACGTTCGCTATGTTGATTCGAACATTCCAACCCCCAAGAGTAAATTTCTTCGGGAAAAATGCAAAGTCAAAACGGGCGTGTTTTTAGTTGCAAACGTCCTGAGAAGGTAGGTTTCCGCGTTCGTTTTCACGTCCGGGTTGTGAGATACATTCACGTCCTCTAAACTCATCTCCTCCGCAAGCTTGGTGAAGTCCCACAATTTAATAGTACTATCTAACGACCCTGTGGATAGTcaagattatataattttctgttctgTAATAGATCGGAATTTAGCAATCGTCGATACCAACCCGAGACCAGTATATTACCGTCCCTGCTGAACGATAAACAGTGGACGGTACCGGTATGGTTTGACAGGGCAGCGACAAGATGACCGTGCGCCAAGTCCCAAACTAAAACCCGATGATCTGCCCCAGCCGACGCTAAAAATCGACCCTCTGCGGAAAAAGCAAGGGAGTAAATCGGAGCTTTGTGCCCGGTCATTAATCTCACTTGGCTACCGGTGACGCAGTCCCATAATCTTACTGTCATATCGCTGGAGCCTGTCGCTACGTAGTTCGAATTTGGATGAAATTGTACCACCTGGAAATATTCGAAGTTTCAGATAACGTTCGATCTAACAAAAATTAGTATGAAAAGTTAACGCACATCTACATCCGAGTAATGGCCAGCAAATATTCGTAGTGGTTGATGTGAATCAGTCGCCCAGAGTCTGGCAGTTTTGTCGTGGGAGGACGTCGCGAAGTAATAACCATGAGATGAAAATCTCACGCACCATACTGGGAACAAGTGTCCCTTGTAGCAAACGACGCATGTCCACGTATGCAAGGACCACAGTCTgactgtaatataatgtaatgtaacatTTTGTCGAGCAATTACAGACGTATGAAACACGATGTACCTGTACTATCTTCCGAAGACGAGAGAAGAAGGTTCCTATCCGGGCTAAACGATAAACTATACACGGGACCATTATGTCCGAATAAAGATCTGGCTGTTTCCGCTGTACGGTCGTCCATCATCCTCACCAATACATCATCTATCATTGTGCAAAACACACGTTTACTCCGTATTCGCGAACGTTCGAATACTTTGTTATCTTAACAATACCTGCTTCTCTATCAATATCCTGCAGTTGTTCTCCGGTCTTCATCAGTCTTAATTTCTGTGGGACTAGGCTCCACACTTTGATACTAGAGTCACTGAACCCGATAGCTAACAGACTCGAGTCTTCGGCTACTTCTGCCGCTGTCACACTAtgtctaatattatatacatattcagATCGATatagacagaattttattcgttgtgGGAACTTACGTGTGAACTGCATTCAGAATCGTATAGAAACATATAGAAGGCAACATGTCCGGACCTAAAACAACCCGCTTCGATGCTTCCCTGAGCGCCTTTACTTTCTCCAGTTTATCCGCATCTTTTCTGTACCCAACATATTCGATTAGTTTAATTTCGAAAGGCGCGAACATATGTCCGGACGAAATATTTCCTTACAAATTCGGCAAGGGCATTCTACCTACAGGCGGCGCATTCGGGTCTGATTTGGTTTTCTTAGAAAATAGAGGATCCTTTTttgctttcttcttttttggtTTATCACCGTCTGCGCCACCTGTAtcgtcctcttcttcttctgttgGCGGCAAAGATTGGATGTCTGGTTCCTTTAGAAGTCCGTAATACACCTTCGCCTTAttgtctataataaaaatcattttaattcctTTGGACTTCTTGGATCTGATTAAACTTCAATACCTTGTCTCGTCGCTTCTCCAACTACCGCACCCGATGTGGCATCGATTTGTTGTTTATTTCTTGCTACTCCTTCGTACATATCAAAATATAGATGCTCTTGTATAATGTTCAACAGCACActgtgttttttttcttgtagATGCCTTTTTATTATCGAAAGTGTGTCTCTCGACATTCTAATTATGAACTGATTTGATCTGTGAaccattttatagaatttgcacaacgaaatatatttacaagtgTATTTTGAATATGTATAGCTTAGGTACATACTTGAAAGTATCGGTTAATTCGTTTCCTGCCATCTGCTCGCGTCTGGTAACATTGGACAGTCTTTTCAAGTCATTTTGATAATACTCTTCCAAATTTCCTCCGAATTTTTCCAACAGTTGCTTTGCTTCTTCCGAGTGATTATTGTAAACCAATTCAAGGTACATATGTACCAAAACAGGGTATAATATAGTACCCAATTCATGCTGTTTTCAAtaagaaatagattttatCTTTTTGAGCGAATACACAGAAGAgtagaaatagattttttaaactcTAAAAACATGATCAACGTGCACACAATAATTTACCTTGTATATATCTAATGAACCTTCTACAAACTTTTTTAGCTCACTGTACGCTTTCTCGTACAGTGCAGGATCCCCTTCGCTCTTGTACGCAGAGAGAACACTATTAACTTCAGAGTCTGTCTGTTGAGCTTCGTCCGCAGAAATATCAGTCAAATTCGcctcttttttaaataactcttCTGTTCCCTGTGGTAAAGATTAATCGTGATTTTATATAGCGTTGCAATtctaaattacttaataattattgcggTAAATCCACGATAACGCTCAATGTTTATATACGGTGTTGAGGTTAGAAAGCATTTGATAGCGAAAATATTACTGACATACCTTTAGATTGTACTTTCTGAGCAGTTGAAGAACCGCCAGCATAGTACTTTTCTCGTTGTCCAttgtttcgtatatttttctgttacaaaatcaaaatatttgttgacaAACCAGTCAAGAACTTCATTCTCTATACACCAAATCCGCCAAAATGCGTATACATACAGTTTATTAACCCAGGGTACTATATCAGATGTGAAACTCTCATTGAAATCTCTAATCAGGGTCTACATATGAACACATAAACTGGATGATCATATCAACCCACGCATAAATACAGATACCCCTTCCTAAAAATCATATACcgatatttacatataattaacaGGAGTcgtaaaaaaaacaaaaacatttcAACGAATCATCATTGAATGTATCATCTTTTAATCAATGAAAATGGTTCTCACCAGGCGATCGAAGCGTCTACTGTGGCAGCATCTCGAAGCTCTGCTCAGAGTTAGCCTGGCAGCGGAACAATGATACTGGCTGATAAAATTACCGACGATACAATTTGACCAGCAGTTTCGGCATTTCGCCACCTACTAATTAGCGCTGTATTGTCTTCTTGGTTTCACCGCCAGAGACGCCACAATATCTGAATAGAAAAAGTATTCAGTATGCATacgttaatatatatttcaatgctTTTGAGTCCGatgaatttttctgcaaacaCGAAAAGTTCAATTTTCGAACGAGTTACGATTTATTCTCAACCATTTAGGTGCGAATCACGGAAATGTTTCCATTTCAGTATTTTACCACAGGcgatactatttttatttaaaaaattgattgtatCGCCGTAAAATATGCGGTGTCTTATGACATGGAAGGTAAGGAGCATGTTCAAATTTGAAATAGCAACAACGAGACGGGTTGGTTCTTGCACAACATTTATTtgactttataaatattcattgaagtattattaaaaagtaaaagggATGATTAGTGTTAATTAGATTTGTTAGTGACTACAAGTGcgtctatataatatattatcattgaATAGGTAAACAGACAACGCGAATTTGAATTCTGATGAGCCTCCatcacaataattatttaaccctcgGAGTTCGGTCATGTTATATGGTAATGGGGTATTTCACAACCCACACCGATATTTCCCTACACAAGTAGAGGCCCCGTTAACAGAACGCAAGGATTAAAGTCACAAGTAAGGCATATTtagaaatctaaaatcattgatgaaaatgtaaagaaatatttcaaatagtcGTCCCCAAATAAAATCGCTCTAAAAGGGTAAGGATCATCGAACGAGCGACCAAGTGGATCCAGGTCAATTTTACGCAACGTAAGGATCCGTTGTCCTTGAAAACGAGTTTCTCACGAAGATGAGAATCCGAAGAGGTTCCCGTTGTTTCGGAATGTATTAGATTTCACGATTCATTTCAGTAAATCTCTTGGATTCTTCTAGCGTGCATTGCGACATGGTTCCTTATCTTACAGATTTAGTTTTCCTTCGTAGCCACCCTCTCAAATAAAACATGTATTTCGCTTAGATAAGCAGATGATATTTCGGAAGAACTTGCGACTCGTTTTCGCATGCTGCACAAATCGTTGCATCGTAGAGTTTCAAAGTTTATGTAATTAGTTCTGATAAAaggtaatataatttatcgagttaaagaatttataataaaataagatcgAATAAACGGAGGGGCGAACGAACTGCTATCAACTATTGTTTTCGTTGTCTTCTGAGTGAAAGGCTGTTAACATAGTTTCTTGCCAACCGTATGTTGGCAGCGCTCGTACCGAGGAGCCGCCAAACCCAGCCAAACCGGTCGAGTGGACGGACTCGTCGTAAAGCTTGGAGACGCCTGATTGTGTACTGTCTGAGTAAACAAAAGATGGTCACGAACGGTTACAATCGGACTCGTAGAATGTGAGTCTCGGTCTCGGTGGCCACGCTGCCAATAGTCAGGAAGACGAGGTAGCCTCGTAGATCGATTATCCTCACCTGTTGCTCCGTCGAAGGTGCTTCCTGTGGAGAACCGAGACATGTTACCCAGGTAAGCGAGATCCCTTACCAAAACTAACAACTATCTCAGTATCTTCGGAGAAACAGGTTAAACGCGTCTCACATAACTgtaacattgaaaatttatcaaatatctATGCACGCCtactttttctctcgttctatGAAATATATCGAATCGTTTATTTGTCACAAAAAGatgattagaaaataatttttgaataacgGATTTTAGTTTGTGCCAACTTCAACTTTTTCAATCGAAACGCTACTGTACAGGAAGTTTACACTTTCATTCATAAATATACACAAGTCCCTGAtttaagattaaaaattgatcaactgTATCGATAATTATACTCGATTCTATCGATATTTCTAACAACAAAGAAAGATAACAACGACCAGATTTAGCGTGCTCAATCAAAGATAAGCCAAATATGATTGCGAATTATCCGAATAGAACGCGCGATATAGCGTTATACTTTCTCGCTTATCGCTGTGACACATTTGTACATGCGCCACTAATGTAGCACCAGTCAGCAAACTTGCGAAGTGTATGACGAATAGAGTCTTTATATGTACATTCTTGTTTACAACTGCATGCAGTAGATCTCAGAGTCTTCGATCAAGTGGACGGAGTATGTACCCTGTTCCGTTATCCCTTCGTCTCGTTGTAGACCGTTCGTGCACGT
This sequence is a window from Augochlora pura isolate Apur16 chromosome 9, APUR_v2.2.1, whole genome shotgun sequence. Protein-coding genes within it:
- the Taf5 gene encoding TATA-box binding protein associated factor 5 isoform X2, whose translation is MDNEKSTMLAVLQLLRKYNLKGTEELFKKEANLTDISADEAQQTDSEVNSVLSAYKSEGDPALYEKAYSELKKFVEGSLDIYKHELGTILYPVLVHMYLELVYNNHSEEAKQLLEKFGGNLEEYYQNDLKRLSNVTRREQMAGNELTDTFKSNQFIIRMSRDTLSIIKRHLQEKKHSVLLNIIQEHLYFDMYEGVARNKQQIDATSGAVVGEATRQDNKAKVYYGLLKEPDIQSLPPTEEEEDDTGGADGDKPKKKKAKKDPLFSKKTKSDPNAPPVGRMPLPNLKDADKLEKVKALREASKRVVLGPDMLPSICFYTILNAVHTVTAAEVAEDSSLLAIGFSDSSIKVWSLVPQKLRLMKTGEQLQDIDREADDVLVRMMDDRTAETARSLFGHNGPVYSLSFSPDRNLLLSSSEDSTVRLWSLHTWTCVVCYKGHLFPVWCVRFSSHGYYFATSSHDKTARLWATDSHQPLRIFAGHYSDVDVVQFHPNSNYVATGSSDMTVRLWDCVTGSQVRLMTGHKAPIYSLAFSAEGRFLASAGADHRVLVWDLAHGHLVAALSNHTGTVHCLSFSRDGNILVSGSLDSTIKLWDFTKLAEEMSLEDVNVSHNPDVKTNAETYLLRTFATKNTPVLTLHFSRRNLLLGVGMFEST
- the LOC144474878 gene encoding uncharacterized protein LOC144474878 → MLMCRRLLLIAAAITASIEAGSASYHPGISSDYAGYPGFAAYPGLTSSESASTATITPASYLDNAAVCRPSEYLCDTGNCIAQDKYCDGENDCGDKSDEPKYCTPCNRTLYGDVGRTYWVEVRRPREDRLPFLCHLNFTAAGSDLGDLVQLTFDKFMVGRFTSFMSEGCPDGYMTIREEGRPATGGQWCGSAWGYTVYYSETPSINLTLYILRLSEQGSGYNFDFKLSYKFLRRSEAHLRYGNSSMSTWRGELVNGTYCDRVLTKCDTRACRLQSPNYPGVYPRNVTCYYRVEQNRAPPGHRALLAVSQRNSHKIHIKDQIANYDRSQRILKVWDQCNTAQDYLTVYDGGSTYDKVLVRLCGGDAVPDIVSSHNTMLLEFHTSPYDSPFHHVPLSFLPGFELEVQVIFVDEKSRTFVKENHNCDFYISSEDSLSGVLENPKHSLPPNTTCRYRFQGKPNEIVWLSFIKYYAASAEAAASIDVASNCNATLLIWDGDHTLHKETSIRKNISLLGQFCKDDTPRLCDHSLLRNGSRHARPCSLAESYVSSGRSMTLEHILRQGSALYPISFVLRYEFVHEAVPCNHVFGSASASSTSSTSSLSLSSAKIGRFASPKSVFFYGRGGAQNVSCVYRFEAEPDHRIELSITRASFGSKECSSYVDPLVNRWTCDRRFDSAKFGSAELVIAEYPWQGVELVRDCLCSNVTDRITLRTLTSHVVEVRFLVTLMNVTQDYRDFFFEGEYRFVSLGSDTSEQGCSTKLEERRLRGTSGEISLRSPLPRIIPGVAAVEEILTNTEDLTATQCVNEPWLIEPEDARINFLYLRTAGYSITLDNVEDCTTQNRIVVYSASNTKDRSVICPEGGVDTARTVDFFSGGWNYSAIDASIAMAQHSRSFVVEFLQREPGFYAVTWMAISKRSPSPSVSSNVFTILPQEECPYRCPEIQACISSVLWCDGIRHCPSGFDEEEANCSYRFGVTLLYVAVGAGALGIFLILLLATGCLKYCLYRHKARKKKKNVALNANHLHVNHTHHNNGLTGSRLSGRYNLATPQEMYLDNYGKDSIC
- the Taf5 gene encoding TATA-box binding protein associated factor 5 isoform X1, producing the protein MDNEKSTMLAVLQLLRKYNLKGTEELFKKEANLTDISADEAQQTDSEVNSVLSAYKSEGDPALYEKAYSELKKFVEGSLDIYKHELGTILYPVLVHMYLELVYNNHSEEAKQLLEKFGGNLEEYYQNDLKRLSNVTRREQMAGNELTDTFKSNQFIIRMSRDTLSIIKRHLQEKKHSVLLNIIQEHLYFDMYEGVARNKQQIDATSGAVVGEATRQDNKAKVYYGLLKEPDIQSLPPTEEEEDDTGGADGDKPKKKKAKKDPLFSKKTKSDPNAPPVGRMPLPNLKDADKLEKVKALREASKRVVLGPDMLPSICFYTILNAVHTHSVTAAEVAEDSSLLAIGFSDSSIKVWSLVPQKLRLMKTGEQLQDIDREADDVLVRMMDDRTAETARSLFGHNGPVYSLSFSPDRNLLLSSSEDSTVRLWSLHTWTCVVCYKGHLFPVWCVRFSSHGYYFATSSHDKTARLWATDSHQPLRIFAGHYSDVDVVQFHPNSNYVATGSSDMTVRLWDCVTGSQVRLMTGHKAPIYSLAFSAEGRFLASAGADHRVLVWDLAHGHLVAALSNHTGTVHCLSFSRDGNILVSGSLDSTIKLWDFTKLAEEMSLEDVNVSHNPDVKTNAETYLLRTFATKNTPVLTLHFSRRNLLLGVGMFEST